A genomic segment from Burkholderia plantarii encodes:
- the gcvA gene encoding transcriptional regulator GcvA produces MSSPNTNKYSALPSLRALRYFVSVGRHRSIKIAAEEIHVTPSAISQQIVKLEEELGVSLLQRSPRGIDITPLGSRYLQELQQVFDLILRATDRLRSNANHTDIVTVSCAHSFAMQWLVPRLSDLAQYAPAVDLRISTTNRYAAFVDDQIDFGLRHGAGRYQGLKSELLLDDPLYPVCSPRLVERLGPFTSFQDLARTTLLHDERHKEWLAWLKHHQVDGVRGDKGAVFIDSNGVLQAAIACHGVALARRSIVASELADGRLMVLFDAPFTPDYAYYLVYPEQTLDNPSARVFREWLMQAVRGSDAGGAPVDGTVPE; encoded by the coding sequence ATGTCGAGCCCGAATACGAACAAATACTCCGCACTGCCTTCGTTGCGTGCGCTGCGCTATTTCGTCAGCGTCGGGCGGCATCGCAGCATCAAGATCGCCGCGGAGGAAATCCACGTCACGCCGTCGGCGATCAGCCAGCAGATCGTCAAGCTCGAGGAAGAACTCGGCGTGAGCCTGCTGCAGCGCTCGCCGCGCGGCATCGACATCACGCCGCTCGGCAGCCGCTACCTGCAGGAACTGCAGCAGGTGTTCGACCTGATCCTGCGCGCGACCGACCGCCTGCGCAGCAACGCGAACCACACCGACATCGTCACCGTCAGCTGCGCGCACAGCTTCGCGATGCAATGGCTGGTGCCGCGCCTGTCCGATCTCGCGCAGTACGCGCCGGCCGTCGACCTGCGCATCAGCACCACCAACCGCTACGCCGCGTTCGTCGACGACCAGATCGATTTCGGGCTGCGCCACGGCGCCGGCCGCTACCAGGGCCTCAAGTCCGAGCTGCTGCTCGACGATCCGCTCTATCCGGTCTGCAGCCCGCGGCTCGTCGAGCGGCTCGGGCCGTTCACGTCGTTCCAGGACCTCGCGCGCACCACGCTGCTGCACGACGAGCGCCACAAGGAATGGCTCGCGTGGCTCAAGCATCATCAGGTGGACGGCGTGCGCGGCGACAAGGGCGCCGTGTTCATCGATTCGAACGGCGTGCTGCAGGCCGCGATCGCCTGCCATGGCGTGGCGCTCGCGCGCCGGTCGATCGTCGCCTCGGAGCTGGCCGACGGGCGCCTGATGGTGCTGTTCGACGCGCCGTTCACGCCCGATTACGCCTACTACCTCGTCTATCCGGAGCAGACGCTCGACAATCCGAGCGCGCGCGTGTTCCGCGAGTGGCTGATGCAGGCGGTCAGGGGCTCGGACGCGGGCGGCGCGCCGGTTGACGGCACCGTGCCGGAGTGA
- a CDS encoding glutathione S-transferase family protein, with protein sequence MYHVHAFATPNSVKVPIALEELGVPYQLHAVNVRAGEQRHEAFLALNPNGKVPVLAEADSGFVLTESAAILVHLAERHGALLPVEPRARARTFEQLFVHASGLGPAFGQAGHFRRAAPADGSAYAIERFAGEAERQLRLLDRVLGEHRFAAGDSYTIADIAHFGWLWRRGFAGIELTDAPNVARWYDDIAARAAVAAALAKVEALAAAS encoded by the coding sequence ATGTATCACGTCCATGCCTTTGCCACCCCGAACTCCGTGAAAGTACCGATCGCGCTGGAGGAACTGGGCGTGCCGTACCAGTTGCACGCCGTCAACGTGCGCGCCGGCGAACAGCGGCACGAGGCCTTCCTCGCGCTGAACCCGAACGGCAAGGTGCCGGTGCTGGCCGAGGCCGACAGCGGCTTCGTGCTGACCGAGTCGGCCGCGATCCTGGTCCATCTGGCCGAGCGCCACGGCGCGCTGCTGCCGGTCGAGCCGCGGGCGCGCGCCCGCACCTTCGAGCAGCTGTTCGTGCATGCCTCGGGGCTCGGCCCCGCGTTCGGGCAAGCCGGCCACTTCCGCCGCGCGGCGCCGGCCGACGGCTCGGCCTACGCGATCGAGCGCTTCGCCGGCGAGGCCGAGCGGCAGCTGCGGCTGCTCGACCGCGTGCTCGGCGAACACCGCTTCGCGGCCGGCGACAGCTACACGATCGCCGACATCGCGCATTTCGGCTGGCTGTGGCGGCGCGGCTTTGCCGGCATCGAGCTGACCGACGCGCCGAACGTCGCGCGCTGGTACGACGACATCGCCGCGCGAGCGGCGGTGGCCGCCGCGCTCGCGAAGGTCGAGGCGCTCGCGGCGGCGAGCTGA
- a CDS encoding LysR family transcriptional regulator: protein MDRMAAMETFVAVVDAGSFSAAARRLALGQPAVSKSVAQLEEHLGARLLLRSTRGLTPTDAGLRFYEHARLSIEEADQAEQAVRESSTGLSGRLRIGAAVTFTRLHVLPALKTFADRHPDLHLDIILDDRSIDLLEEGVDVALRMGALNDSSMTARRIASSRRLVVATPQYLAEAGTPATPAELSRHQAIIYSQRGGGETWAFRRDGTEVAVAVSGRVRMSAAEGMRTAVLGHMGLAVASEWMFQPELANGSVRAVLTDWVLPDVDLWAVFPAGRMVTSKARAFVDFVAELLGGSGDEKAESAAPPA from the coding sequence ATGGACCGAATGGCAGCCATGGAAACCTTTGTCGCGGTGGTGGACGCGGGCTCGTTCTCGGCCGCGGCGCGGCGCCTCGCGCTCGGGCAGCCGGCCGTGTCGAAATCGGTCGCGCAGCTCGAGGAGCATCTCGGCGCGCGGCTGCTGCTGCGCTCCACGCGTGGCCTCACGCCCACCGACGCCGGCCTGCGCTTCTACGAACATGCGCGGCTGTCGATCGAGGAGGCGGACCAGGCCGAGCAGGCCGTGCGCGAATCGTCGACCGGGCTGTCGGGCCGGCTGCGGATCGGCGCGGCCGTCACCTTCACGCGGCTGCACGTGCTGCCGGCGCTGAAGACCTTCGCCGATCGCCATCCCGACCTGCACCTCGACATCATCCTCGACGATCGTTCGATCGACCTGCTCGAGGAGGGCGTGGACGTGGCGCTGCGCATGGGCGCGCTCAACGATTCGTCGATGACGGCACGGCGCATCGCGAGCAGCCGGCGGCTCGTGGTGGCCACGCCGCAATACCTGGCCGAGGCGGGCACGCCGGCCACGCCGGCCGAACTGAGCCGCCACCAGGCGATCATCTATTCGCAGCGCGGCGGCGGCGAAACCTGGGCGTTCCGCCGCGACGGCACCGAGGTGGCGGTGGCCGTCTCGGGCCGGGTGCGGATGAGCGCGGCCGAGGGCATGCGTACCGCGGTGCTCGGCCATATGGGGCTGGCAGTGGCCTCCGAATGGATGTTCCAGCCCGAACTCGCGAACGGCAGCGTGCGCGCGGTGCTGACCGACTGGGTGCTGCCCGACGTGGACCTGTGGGCCGTGTTTCCGGCCGGGCGGATGGTCACCTCGAAGGCGCGCGCGTTCGTCGATTTCGTCGCCGAACTGCTGGGCGGCAGCGGCGACGAGAAGGCCGAGAGCGCCGCGCCGCCCGCCTGA
- a CDS encoding LysR family transcriptional regulator, producing MSKDEPNWEWYRTFLSVLETGSLSAAGRAMGIAQPTVGRHIDGLEAALGLTLFTRSVDGFAPTDAARELQPHAAGVAASAAALRRAASGHGEGVRGTVRLTASEVIGVEVLPPILAALREAHPRLDIELMLSNRADDLLHREADIAVRMFRPEQAALVVRRVGGIEVGLHAHAAYLARHGTPRSLAELSRHTMIGFDRETAFTRSVAGRFAPLTRDDFAFRADSDLAQLAAIRAGFGIGFCQASLAARDASLVRVLRRAMSLTMDTWIAMHEDLRRSARCMAAFTALAEGLGAYARGGAAR from the coding sequence ATGAGCAAAGACGAACCGAACTGGGAGTGGTACCGCACCTTCCTGAGCGTGCTGGAAACGGGTTCACTGTCGGCGGCGGGGCGCGCGATGGGCATCGCGCAGCCGACGGTCGGGCGGCACATCGACGGGCTCGAGGCCGCGCTCGGCCTCACGCTGTTCACGCGTTCGGTGGATGGCTTCGCGCCGACCGATGCGGCGCGCGAACTGCAGCCGCACGCGGCGGGCGTCGCCGCCTCGGCGGCGGCACTGCGGCGCGCCGCGAGCGGGCATGGCGAGGGCGTGCGCGGCACCGTGCGGCTGACGGCGAGCGAGGTGATCGGCGTCGAGGTGTTGCCGCCGATCCTCGCCGCGTTGCGCGAGGCGCATCCCCGGCTCGACATCGAGTTGATGCTGTCGAACCGCGCCGACGACCTGCTGCATCGCGAGGCCGACATCGCGGTACGAATGTTCCGCCCGGAGCAGGCGGCGCTGGTCGTGCGGCGCGTCGGCGGCATCGAGGTCGGGCTGCATGCGCATGCGGCCTATCTCGCGCGCCACGGCACGCCGCGCTCGCTCGCCGAGCTGTCGCGCCACACGATGATCGGCTTCGATCGGGAAACCGCCTTCACGCGTTCGGTCGCCGGCCGGTTCGCGCCGCTCACGCGCGACGATTTCGCGTTCCGCGCCGACAGCGATCTCGCGCAACTGGCCGCGATCCGGGCCGGCTTCGGCATCGGCTTCTGTCAGGCGTCGCTGGCCGCGCGCGACGCGTCGCTGGTGCGCGTGCTGCGCCGCGCGATGTCGCTGACGATGGACACCTGGATCGCGATGCACGAGGACCTGCGGCGCAGCGCACGTTGCATGGCGGCGTTTACGGCGCTGGCCGAGGGACTCGGCGCCTATGCGCGAGGCGGTGCGGCGCGCTGA
- a CDS encoding heme-binding protein: MRKRKQAMVMGLVAAGALAACGPAGAQVSRSGYALPLELALDGALAALHACEAKGYDVTVDVVDVSGTQQVVLRGDHSTIHTRDSAYHKAYTIVTMGPIWHFDTTTAFLGVLAKYPPVAAESLASTPNVVALPGGVAIKLHDEIVAGIGVGGSPGGDKDEVCARAGAAAIEAKLPG, translated from the coding sequence ATGCGGAAACGGAAACAGGCGATGGTGATGGGCCTCGTCGCGGCGGGTGCGCTGGCGGCGTGCGGGCCGGCGGGCGCGCAGGTGTCGAGGAGCGGCTACGCGCTGCCGCTCGAGCTTGCGCTCGACGGCGCGCTCGCGGCGCTGCATGCGTGCGAGGCGAAGGGCTACGACGTGACGGTGGACGTGGTGGACGTGTCGGGCACGCAGCAGGTGGTGCTGCGCGGCGATCATTCGACGATCCATACCAGGGACTCGGCTTATCACAAGGCCTACACGATCGTCACGATGGGGCCGATCTGGCATTTCGACACGACCACCGCGTTCCTCGGCGTGCTCGCGAAATATCCGCCGGTGGCCGCCGAGAGCCTTGCCTCGACGCCGAACGTGGTGGCGCTGCCGGGCGGCGTGGCGATCAAGCTGCACGACGAGATCGTGGCCGGCATCGGCGTGGGCGGCTCGCCGGGCGGCGACAAGGACGAAGTCTGCGCGCGGGCCGGCGCGGCCGCGATCGAGGCGAAGCTGCCGGGCTGA
- a CDS encoding carboxymuconolactone decarboxylase family protein, producing the protein MLRGYAALAGALAGVFDVFDARMRERIGLALAQQAGRDRMPAGQRYLALNVAHLYPEEIDLNRRGGPADPRAAAAVTFAPQVARLRGRVDDAQLAAAREAGFSDARIVGLVALVAANPMTQMLNAVPRTEIDFPAPRAEDG; encoded by the coding sequence ATGCTGAGGGGCTACGCGGCGCTCGCCGGCGCGCTGGCCGGCGTGTTCGACGTGTTCGACGCGCGCATGCGCGAGCGTATCGGGCTCGCGCTCGCGCAGCAGGCCGGCCGCGACCGCATGCCGGCCGGGCAGCGTTATCTCGCGCTCAACGTCGCGCACCTGTATCCGGAGGAAATCGACCTGAATCGCCGAGGCGGCCCGGCCGACCCACGGGCAGCGGCGGCCGTGACGTTCGCGCCGCAGGTAGCGCGGCTGCGCGGGCGCGTGGACGACGCGCAGCTCGCCGCCGCGCGCGAGGCCGGCTTCAGCGACGCGCGGATCGTCGGCCTCGTGGCGCTCGTCGCCGCGAACCCGATGACGCAGATGCTGAACGCGGTGCCGCGTACCGAGATCGATTTTCCGGCGCCGCGCGCGGAGGATGGGTGA
- a CDS encoding TetR/AcrR family transcriptional regulator → MKDQAGMNSSERILAAATRMAQAHGYSGLNIRNLADDVGIKAASLYHHFPGKAELAAAVARRYWEDAAATLEALWTEAKDPVDRLRRYPAETFRKSLENGNRMCLASFMTAEYDDLPEIVKTEAQTFADVNIEWLRKALLAAELAGPRDARRQARAIFAAVVGAQLVARGRSDLALFDTLIDGYRAAGLLPK, encoded by the coding sequence ATGAAAGACCAGGCGGGCATGAATTCCAGCGAGAGAATCCTGGCGGCGGCCACCAGGATGGCGCAGGCCCACGGGTACAGCGGCCTGAACATCCGCAATCTCGCGGACGACGTCGGCATCAAGGCCGCGAGCCTCTATCACCATTTCCCGGGCAAGGCCGAGCTGGCGGCGGCGGTCGCGCGGCGCTACTGGGAGGACGCGGCCGCGACCCTCGAAGCGTTATGGACCGAGGCGAAGGACCCCGTCGACCGGCTGCGCCGATATCCGGCCGAGACGTTTCGCAAGTCGCTCGAGAACGGCAACCGCATGTGTCTCGCCAGCTTCATGACCGCCGAATACGACGACCTGCCCGAGATCGTGAAGACCGAGGCCCAGACCTTCGCGGACGTCAACATCGAATGGCTGAGAAAGGCGCTGCTGGCGGCCGAACTCGCCGGCCCGCGCGACGCCAGGCGGCAGGCGCGCGCGATCTTCGCCGCGGTGGTCGGGGCGCAGTTGGTGGCGCGCGGCCGCTCGGACCTCGCGCTGTTCGATACCTTGATCGACGGCTACCGCGCCGCCGGGCTCCTGCCGAAGTAA
- a CDS encoding GNAT family N-acetyltransferase, whose product MFEAETGSRAGAHPLDALIHHALSGRQRRFAVPTGRVLRFPPEVAPCAAMPDATPASFEALRESIPQHGPAALTTVAAIEPPTAFTVLRRATLLQMIGARVPGSDRPAPALPGQARLGAGRGGRRAGPARADGEDPTGAVRPAHDRTGYLSRGAPAGSAGGASGRAGERLQIDGYAEISAVCVDPGFRGQGLATGLMARLMALIRARGEVPILHVLASNHNAISLYRTLGFVVRREVHLTVLDCAAD is encoded by the coding sequence ATGTTCGAGGCAGAAACGGGATCGCGCGCTGGCGCCCATCCGCTGGATGCCCTCATCCACCACGCGCTGTCGGGGCGGCAGCGCCGTTTCGCGGTGCCGACCGGCCGCGTGCTGCGGTTTCCGCCCGAGGTCGCGCCGTGCGCCGCGATGCCCGACGCCACGCCGGCCTCGTTCGAGGCACTGCGCGAATCGATCCCGCAGCACGGGCCGGCCGCGCTGACGACGGTGGCCGCGATCGAGCCGCCCACGGCCTTCACCGTGCTGCGGCGCGCGACGCTGCTGCAGATGATCGGCGCACGCGTGCCTGGATCGGACCGGCCGGCGCCGGCCTTGCCGGGCCAGGCCCGGCTCGGGGCGGGGCGGGGCGGGCGACGTGCCGGACCTGCTCGCGCTGACGGCGAAGACCCAACCGGGGCCGTTCGGCCCGCGCACGATCGAACGGGGTACCTATCCCGGGGTGCGCCGGCAGGGAGCGCTGGCGGCGCTAGCGGGCGAGCGGGCGAGCGGCTGCAGATCGACGGCTATGCCGAGATCAGCGCGGTGTGCGTGGATCCCGGATTCCGCGGGCAGGGCCTGGCCACCGGCTTGATGGCACGACTGATGGCGTTGATTCGCGCGCGCGGCGAGGTGCCGATCCTGCATGTGCTGGCCTCGAACCACAACGCCATTTCCCTCTATCGCACGCTCGGTTTCGTGGTGCGGCGCGAGGTGCATCTGACCGTGCTCGACTGCGCCGCCGACTGA
- a CDS encoding alpha/beta fold hydrolase, which yields MKKAKKTGFAGGMLLVFAALTGSRAALAATPSDAASVTYHVAQVDGVGVFYREAGPPSAPTIVLLHGYPSSSRQYAGLIPLLATRYHVIAPDYPGFGQSEAPPPARYGYTFDHLAQTTSALLDQLKVDRYTLFVQDYGGPVGFRIMEAHPERLRALVVQNANAYQEGLGKNWQTIAKYWADRDAHPEVLDSFTGPELTRNRHLINSPHPERYDPDMWLGEDAFLARPGEREIQGDLIYDYRNNVAAYPRWQAWLRAHRPPTLVMWGRYDPSFITPGALAYRHDLPDAEIHVLDAGHFATEEKLDEIARLTLAFLDRQKD from the coding sequence ATGAAGAAGGCGAAGAAAACAGGATTCGCGGGCGGCATGCTGCTCGTGTTCGCGGCCCTGACGGGCAGCCGGGCGGCGCTGGCCGCCACGCCGTCCGACGCGGCGAGCGTGACCTATCACGTCGCGCAGGTGGACGGCGTCGGCGTGTTCTACCGCGAGGCCGGCCCGCCGAGCGCGCCCACCATCGTGCTGCTGCACGGCTATCCGTCCTCGTCGCGGCAGTACGCGGGGCTGATCCCGCTGCTGGCCACGCGCTATCACGTGATCGCGCCGGACTACCCCGGCTTCGGCCAGAGCGAGGCGCCGCCGCCGGCACGCTACGGCTACACGTTCGATCATCTGGCGCAGACCACCAGCGCGCTGCTCGACCAACTGAAGGTGGACCGCTACACGCTGTTCGTGCAGGACTACGGCGGCCCGGTCGGCTTCCGGATCATGGAGGCGCATCCCGAACGGCTGCGCGCCCTGGTGGTCCAGAACGCGAACGCGTATCAGGAAGGGCTCGGCAAGAACTGGCAGACCATCGCGAAGTACTGGGCCGATCGCGACGCGCATCCCGAGGTCCTCGACAGCTTCACCGGCCCCGAGCTGACGAGGAACCGCCATCTGATCAACAGCCCGCATCCGGAGCGCTACGACCCGGACATGTGGCTCGGCGAGGACGCGTTCCTCGCGCGCCCCGGCGAGCGCGAGATCCAGGGCGACCTGATCTACGACTATCGCAACAACGTGGCCGCGTATCCGCGCTGGCAGGCATGGTTGCGCGCGCATCGACCGCCCACGCTGGTGATGTGGGGCCGCTACGACCCCTCGTTCATCACGCCGGGCGCGCTGGCCTACCGGCACGACCTGCCGGACGCCGAGATCCACGTGCTCGATGCCGGGCACTTCGCGACCGAGGAGAAGCTCGACGAGATCGCCCGGCTGACGCTGGCGTTTCTCGACCGGCAGAAGGATTGA
- a CDS encoding DUF2817 domain-containing protein — protein sequence MVPNELFSRDFEQARARFREAAAQRGARLAQRHNPVPGPDGVTLTTDIAWLGPATAPRVLTVVSGTHGVEGFAGSAIQCAWLRLPEAAELPDDTAVMLVHALNPFGFAWHRRATEHNVDLNRNFVDRSAALPENPGYDALHDALLTGDGDPVARARADAALRDYAGRHGIAAFRQVLARGQYRHPDGLFYGGAEPAWSAQLIGELVREYLGHASDIALVDLHTGLGSYGDVQAVSFDQPGSAALARASAWFGPAFGAPRAGEAVSVDLDGTLYDAWRRWLFGRSLTSIALEIGTHPVPDLIAALRAEAVAWRDEPFGQSAEALRSRAALRAFFDVPREDWREAALDGGLAALRAALAGVAGRGVAAGMV from the coding sequence ATGGTGCCGAACGAACTGTTTTCGCGCGATTTCGAGCAGGCGCGCGCGCGCTTTCGCGAGGCGGCGGCGCAGCGCGGCGCGCGGCTCGCGCAGCGACACAACCCGGTGCCCGGGCCGGACGGCGTGACGCTGACCACCGACATCGCGTGGCTCGGGCCGGCCACCGCGCCGCGCGTGCTGACGGTGGTGTCGGGCACGCACGGCGTGGAGGGCTTCGCGGGCTCGGCGATCCAGTGCGCGTGGCTGCGGCTGCCGGAGGCGGCCGAACTGCCGGACGACACCGCGGTGATGCTGGTGCATGCGCTGAACCCGTTCGGCTTCGCCTGGCACCGGCGCGCCACCGAGCACAACGTCGACCTGAACCGCAACTTCGTCGACCGCAGCGCGGCGCTGCCCGAGAACCCCGGCTACGACGCGCTGCACGACGCGCTGCTGACGGGCGACGGCGACCCGGTGGCCCGCGCGCGGGCCGACGCCGCGCTGCGCGATTACGCCGGCCGGCACGGCATCGCCGCGTTCCGGCAGGTGCTCGCGCGCGGCCAGTACCGCCATCCCGACGGCCTGTTCTACGGCGGCGCCGAGCCGGCCTGGAGCGCGCAGCTGATCGGCGAGCTGGTGCGTGAGTATCTCGGCCATGCGTCGGACATCGCGCTCGTCGACCTGCATACCGGGCTCGGTTCCTACGGCGACGTGCAGGCGGTGTCGTTCGACCAGCCCGGCTCGGCCGCGCTGGCGCGCGCCAGCGCATGGTTCGGCCCGGCGTTCGGCGCGCCGCGCGCCGGCGAGGCGGTGTCGGTCGATCTCGACGGCACGCTCTACGATGCGTGGCGGCGCTGGCTGTTCGGCCGCTCGCTGACCTCGATCGCGCTCGAGATCGGCACGCACCCGGTACCGGACCTGATCGCCGCGCTGCGGGCCGAGGCGGTGGCGTGGCGCGACGAACCGTTCGGGCAGTCGGCCGAGGCGCTGCGTTCGCGGGCCGCGCTGCGCGCGTTCTTCGACGTGCCGCGCGAGGACTGGCGCGAAGCGGCGCTCGACGGCGGGCTGGCGGCGCTGCGCGCCGCGCTTGCCGGCGTGGCGGGCCGGGGCGTGGCGGCCGGCATGGTGTGA
- a CDS encoding glutamyl-tRNA(Gln) amidotransferase, with product MTGLPGLSLRFGTSGGGLPIGVQLVGPWLAEFTILHLAALLESVSPVRGMNPDLSNL from the coding sequence GTGACCGGGCTGCCGGGCCTGTCGTTGCGGTTCGGCACCAGCGGCGGCGGGCTGCCGATCGGCGTGCAACTGGTCGGGCCGTGGCTGGCGGAGTTCACGATCCTGCACCTGGCCGCGCTGCTGGAAAGCGTGAGCCCGGTGCGGGGCATGAATCCGGACCTGTCGAACCTCTGA
- a CDS encoding LysR family transcriptional regulator — protein sequence MDRLEAMTMLLAAVEKGSLSAAARELGVPVPTLTRKVTDLEEQLGTRLLIRTTRKLTLTDAGIGYVASARRILDLVHEQEREACGEFTTPRGELVVTTSVLFGRLYVLPEIMDFLALFPDINVKMLQSDRHIDLVDAHVDLAVRIGKLADSAMIATRVGSLRPMVCASPALLAAQGVPRTPADLLRMPSVMFNGPMLSPDWTFRLPGSGELSTVAVKPRLQVATPDSAVEAAVRGVGVTQLLSYHVADALASGKLRAVLTHYECEPVPVHLVHVSRNLMPLKLRRFIDFVAPRLRAALAAIEAPELRGDPAGRG from the coding sequence TTGGACCGTCTCGAAGCGATGACGATGCTGCTCGCGGCCGTCGAAAAAGGCAGCCTCTCGGCGGCGGCGCGCGAACTGGGCGTGCCGGTGCCGACGCTCACGCGCAAGGTCACCGACCTCGAGGAACAGCTCGGCACGCGCCTGCTGATCCGCACCACGCGCAAGCTGACGCTGACCGACGCGGGCATCGGCTACGTGGCGTCGGCGCGGCGCATCCTCGACCTCGTCCACGAGCAGGAGCGCGAGGCTTGCGGCGAGTTCACGACGCCGCGCGGCGAACTCGTGGTCACCACCTCGGTGCTGTTCGGCAGGCTCTATGTGCTGCCCGAGATCATGGATTTCCTCGCGCTGTTTCCCGACATCAACGTGAAGATGCTGCAGTCGGACCGCCATATCGATCTGGTGGACGCGCACGTCGATCTCGCGGTGCGCATCGGCAAGCTGGCCGACAGCGCGATGATCGCGACGCGCGTCGGCTCGCTGCGGCCGATGGTGTGCGCGAGCCCCGCGCTGCTCGCCGCGCAGGGCGTGCCGCGCACGCCGGCCGACCTGCTGCGCATGCCGTCGGTGATGTTCAACGGGCCGATGCTGTCGCCGGACTGGACGTTTCGCCTGCCCGGATCGGGTGAACTCAGCACCGTGGCGGTCAAGCCGCGGCTGCAGGTGGCGACGCCCGATTCGGCGGTCGAGGCCGCCGTGCGCGGCGTCGGCGTCACGCAGCTGCTGAGCTACCACGTGGCCGACGCGCTGGCCTCGGGCAAGCTGCGCGCGGTGCTCACGCACTACGAATGCGAGCCGGTGCCCGTGCATCTGGTGCATGTCTCGCGCAACCTGATGCCGCTGAAGCTGCGCCGTTTCATCGATTTCGTCGCGCCGCGGCTGCGCGCGGCGCTGGCCGCGATCGAGGCGCCGGAGCTTCGGGGGGACCCGGCCGGGCGCGGTTGA
- a CDS encoding NAD-dependent epimerase/dehydratase family protein, whose protein sequence is MSKIALFGAAGAIGQSIAEALHEARRPYRVVGRNLAALRDRFGADPLAEIVGWDPEAAESIRAAADGIDTLVYLVGVNYWQFELHPELMRRTLDGAIAAGVKRIVLIGTVYPYGHSRGNPVREDHPREPHTFKGRMRKAQEDLLLAAHAQGRIEACVLRLPDFYGPGVQASMLHEAIRAAVKGGTANLLGPLDREHEFVFVPDVGQVVARLLDTPAAFGRIWHLAGAGATTQRALLDELARQTGRPVKTRVANKTMLRVLGLFNPLMRELVEMNYLMTAPLLLDDSALRQLIGPIRKTPYADGLRQALAAVAAEPARVS, encoded by the coding sequence ATGTCGAAAATTGCCCTGTTCGGCGCCGCCGGCGCGATCGGCCAAAGCATCGCCGAGGCGCTGCACGAGGCGCGGCGCCCATACCGCGTGGTCGGCCGCAACCTGGCCGCGCTGCGCGACAGGTTCGGCGCCGATCCGCTCGCCGAGATCGTCGGCTGGGATCCCGAGGCAGCCGAATCGATCCGCGCCGCCGCCGACGGCATCGACACGCTCGTCTATCTGGTCGGCGTCAACTACTGGCAATTCGAGCTACACCCGGAGCTGATGCGCCGGACCCTCGACGGCGCGATCGCCGCCGGCGTGAAGCGCATCGTGTTGATCGGCACGGTCTACCCCTACGGGCACTCGCGCGGCAACCCGGTGCGTGAGGACCATCCGCGCGAGCCGCACACGTTCAAGGGCAGGATGCGCAAGGCGCAGGAAGACCTGCTGCTGGCGGCGCACGCGCAGGGGCGCATCGAGGCGTGCGTGTTGCGGCTGCCGGACTTCTACGGCCCCGGCGTGCAGGCCAGCATGCTGCACGAGGCGATCCGCGCGGCGGTGAAGGGCGGCACGGCGAACCTGCTCGGCCCGCTCGATCGCGAACACGAATTCGTGTTCGTGCCCGACGTCGGCCAGGTGGTGGCGAGGCTGCTCGACACGCCGGCCGCGTTCGGGCGGATCTGGCATCTGGCCGGCGCCGGCGCCACCACGCAGCGCGCGCTGCTCGACGAGCTGGCGCGGCAGACCGGCCGTCCCGTCAAGACACGCGTCGCCAACAAGACGATGCTGCGCGTGCTCGGCCTGTTCAATCCGCTGATGCGCGAGCTGGTGGAGATGAACTACCTGATGACGGCGCCGCTGCTGCTCGACGATTCGGCGCTGCGGCAGTTGATCGGGCCGATCCGCAAGACGCCGTATGCGGACGGACTCCGGCAGGCGCTGGCGGCCGTCGCGGCCGAGCCGGCGCGCGTTTCCTGA
- a CDS encoding nuclear transport factor 2 family protein, which yields MTTPVQIVQRFYAALESGNAEQALGLMADDIEWIAMWHYQVKGRGPRQVAEGLLMPLMKEWSTFRIAATEFVAEGDTVVSIGRFVGTHGTTGKRADAAYAHAWTIENGRIARFRQFIDTLAVASARV from the coding sequence ATGACGACTCCCGTCCAGATCGTTCAGCGCTTTTACGCGGCGCTCGAGAGCGGCAACGCCGAGCAGGCGCTCGGCCTGATGGCCGACGACATCGAATGGATCGCGATGTGGCATTACCAGGTGAAGGGACGCGGCCCGCGGCAGGTGGCCGAAGGGCTGCTGATGCCGCTGATGAAGGAGTGGTCGACGTTCCGGATCGCGGCCACCGAGTTCGTCGCCGAGGGCGACACGGTGGTCTCGATCGGGCGCTTCGTCGGCACCCACGGCACCACTGGCAAGCGTGCCGACGCCGCCTACGCGCACGCGTGGACGATCGAGAACGGCCGGATCGCGCGGTTCCGCCAGTTCATCGACACGCTGGCCGTGGCGAGCGCGCGGGTTTGA